A region from the Brassica napus cultivar Da-Ae chromosome C8, Da-Ae, whole genome shotgun sequence genome encodes:
- the LOC106412838 gene encoding uncharacterized protein LOC106412838: MHLRGNGLLETIDSSRTVSDEKKAKAMIFLRHHIHDGLKDEYITKDDPCDLWKSLKERFDHQKYVILPKAKHEWINLRFQDYKSVSEFNSAMFGITSRMMLCGEKISDYDMIEKTLSTFHPENVILQQQYRVNGYIRYSELMQVLLVAEQNNQLVTLNHQARPTGSAPFPEANVASSSYDYRRGRGRGRGGNRYHGCGKGRERRFHPYDERNNKDFHENERNEKGQDDNRQTGKVCYRCGIKGHWVRNCRTPKHLADLYRESQKGKEKGRGETNFISDEPGPSFHGLNDDTHLDVSDFLVEPESIDE, encoded by the coding sequence ATGCACCTGAGAGGAAACGGGCTTTTGGAAACCATTGATAGTTCGAGAACGGTGTCGGATGAGAAAAAGGCTAAAGCCATGATATTTTTACGACACCACATCCATGATGGTTTAAAGGATGAATATATTACGAAAGATGATCCTTGTGACCTCTGGAAATCTTTAAAAGAGAGGTTCGATCACCAGAAATATGTAATCTTACCGAAAGCTAAACACGAGTGGATCAATCTCCGGTTCCAGGATTACAAAAGTGTTAGTGAGTTTAATTCTGCGATGTTTGGAATTACTTCGAGGATGATGTTATGTGGAGAGAAAATAAGTGATTATGATATGATCGAGAAAACTCTCTCCACATTCCATCCTGAAAATGTAATCCTGCAGCAACAATACCGGGTGAATGGATATATCCGTTACTCGGAGTTGATGCAAGTCCTCCTTGTAGCGGAGCAGAATAATCAACTCGTGACTTTAAACCATCAAGCTCGTCCCACTGGATCTGCTCCATTCCCAGAAGCGAATGTTGCATCATCCAGTTATGATTATAGAAGAGGACGAGGTCGTGGACGTGGTGGAAACCGTTATCATGGTTGTGGAAAAGGACGAGAAAGAAGATTTCATCCCTATgatgaaagaaataataaagactTCCACGAAAATGAAAGGAATGAAAAAGGCCAGGATGATAACAGGCAAACGGGAAAGGTTTGCTACAGATGTGGCATAAAAGGTCATTGGGTACGTAACTGTCGTACACCAAAACATTTAGCCGATCTGTATAGAGAATCCCAAAAGggaaaagagaaaggaagaggTGAAACAAACTTCATCTCTGATGAACCTGGGCCATCCTTTCATGGTTTAAACGATGATACTCATCTCGACGTATCAGATTTTCTGGTTGAGCCAGAGAGTATCGATGAGTGA